A genomic stretch from Pirellulales bacterium includes:
- a CDS encoding SET domain-containing protein has protein sequence MKRKEPPVQVRPAEFGQGVFATKKIRKGQVIGEVHGQVVLDPDYTSRYCMELGNGQTLEPREPFRFLNHSCLPNCELIYYDPATIQPGQEHCLDKLFVQATRTIPAGGELLIDYAWPADHAIPCGCQAEKCRGWIVSDEELHLVVDEETPPRQVAHESAGVPMAQVPANHELNPENSQTQQQPRKKRPRQSLGI, from the coding sequence ATGAAGCGCAAGGAACCGCCGGTACAGGTCCGTCCGGCAGAATTTGGCCAGGGAGTCTTTGCCACCAAAAAAATTCGCAAAGGACAGGTCATTGGCGAAGTCCACGGACAAGTCGTCCTGGACCCGGACTATACGTCCAGGTATTGCATGGAATTGGGGAATGGGCAGACCCTGGAACCGCGGGAGCCGTTCCGTTTTTTAAACCATAGCTGTCTCCCTAACTGCGAACTGATCTATTACGATCCAGCTACCATCCAGCCCGGCCAAGAGCATTGCCTGGATAAGCTGTTTGTCCAAGCGACCCGCACGATCCCGGCGGGGGGAGAATTGTTAATTGATTATGCTTGGCCGGCGGACCATGCCATTCCTTGCGGTTGCCAAGCCGAAAAATGCCGTGGCTGGATCGTCAGCGACGAAGAGCTTCATCTGGTCGTGGACGAGGAAACTCCCCCGCGACAAGTAGCTCATGAGTCAGCCGGTGTGCCAATGGCCCAAGTTCCGGCAAACCATGAATTAAACCCTGAAAATTCCCAGACCCAGCAACAGCCGCGGAAAAAGCGTCCACGGCAATCATTGGGCATATAA